The Oncorhynchus masou masou isolate Uvic2021 chromosome 8, UVic_Omas_1.1, whole genome shotgun sequence genome has a window encoding:
- the LOC135543855 gene encoding claudin-4-like, producing MRRSQGDSILMGMDFVFTVEVVGIAMGVIGLIVTVVVCALPTWIVTTIIQANVANTEVVTYGLWMSCVAQGTGKTQCEVYNSMWDFPQCIQPVRAMLLTAIILGVLGVTISMVGAKCTYCIKDETSQTNLIIIAGILFILAGILILSTLFMVTITVQINCFIQSKGNFELGNSLYFGWVAAALLLIGGFILCINVGVFGWMMGIFGWIFSLIPCGISVLFILDSNRDAWMLLMTTSISSILGALGVMGSILGTRCCNCIKSNRTRVKARFIVGIFFILAGILQFTTVFLNYYLTHNFPGYWWGILISFSENSRWATSMLLIGGTILCCSTLKKPDSTTTKSITH from the coding sequence ATGAGACGCAGTCAGGGAGATAGCATTTTGATGGGAATGGATTTCGTGTTTACCGTGGAGGTCGTGGGCATAGCCATGGGAGTCATAGGATTAATAGTGACCGTCGTGGTCTGTGCTCTCCCCACCTGGATAGTGACAACCATCATACAGGCTAATGTTGCCAACACAGAGGTGGTAACGTACGGCCTGTGGATGAGCTGTGTGGCCCAAGGCACGGGAAAGACACAGTGTGAGGTGTACAACTCCATGTGGGATTTTCCACAGTGTATACAGCCTGTCAGAGCCATGTTACTCACTGCCATCATCCTGGGGGTTCTGGGGGTCACAATCTCCATGGTCGGAGCAAAGTGCACCTACTGCATCAAAGATGAAACGTCTCAGACTAATTTGATAATCATCGCTGGAATTCTTTTCATCCTGGCCGGAATTCTCATCCTCAGCACCTTATTCATGGTAACAATAACCGTCCAAATCAACTGCTTCATACAGTCCAAAGGAAACTTTGAGTTGGGGAACTCGCTGTACTTCGGCTGGGTGGCGGCCGCCCTGCTCCTCATTGGAGGGTTCATACTGTGCATCAATGTGGGAGTCTTTGGATGGATGATGGGAATCTTTGGATGGATATTCTCCCTCATTCCCTGTGGTATCTCTGTATTGTTTATATTGGACTCCAATAGGGACGCATGGATGCTTCTGATGAcaacctccatctcctccatcctgGGAGCTCTAGGAGTGATGGGGTCCATCCTTGGGACCAGGTGCTGTAACTGCATCAAGAGTAACAGGACAAGGGTCAAGGCCAGGTTCATTGTTGGAATATTCTTCATCCTGGCTGGTATCCTGCAATTCACCACTGTCTTCTTGAACTATTACTTGACACATAACTTTCCAGGATACTGGTGGGGGATTTTGATATCTTTTTCTGAAAACAGTAGATGGGCCACCTCCATGCTCCTGATAGGAGGAACCATACTCTGCTGCAGCACCTTGAAGAAGCCAGACTCGACAACAACTAAATCAATCACCCACTAA